ttgatagttattttttaaatatattttatgtacagaattgacctctctacagatttattataagtatagattattagAGTTTTTCTATTGCTTTTCTAACTGGAGTTCAGTGGCTCTTAGGATGCTGAGGACATTTTGCCCTTAATAAGCATCATTTATGTGACTTTGCAGTAAGAAAAGGTAAGGTTCTTAATATTGATCGTCATCACCGGTAAGAGTATATTACAATCAAAGTCGGAGACCTCACtataaccaaaacaaaaagctttgACAGATAATAGAGATGTATCGAAActttcaaagaataaaaaaaccgtatgtaatttaaaaaaaaaacgttaacaTCGACCCTCGAACTTGAAAAAAACCGGTACTAACTTACGAAAACCGTAAACCATCGACAAAAAAACAACCCTAAAAAGCCATGGTCGTTACTATTGGTATTTAATGAACTCGCTCTTCAATTCGTCTTCTTGTACAACGTTACATTTGACGTTCGCTTCGAAGTCGCACTGTTGGGTCAAATCGTTGAAGAATAGGCCATCTGTGCAGAAGGAGACCTGAGGGATTCCGGCTACACAACGCCAGTATCTCTGGCAGTCACCGCTGGAAAGGAAAGAGGTTTTACATTGAAATATCATGGTGATTTTGTGGTGTTATGAATGGATTTGTTTGTGATGAAGTTGTAGGGACAGAGGAGAAACAAAGACGTAGGTATTGGTACTTGCTTGCAATAGTATctattgcatttaaaataaaggaagtttaaaattgCTCAATCTTTTTCTAAGAGGAATTTTATTGGCAGTGCGACATTTTCTGACTATTATCCAATCAGCGTCCTTATGTCAAGTGAGCGAATTAAATATAAGCACATTCCAAAATAGTCGATAACAAAACAAAGCTTGTTCTAGTAGTAGACATCTGATAaacgtacttatatatttctaaatacatatattttatttataaataacacccaaacataaaaaacatatcgtactaaacacaaaatattttaccctggctgggaatcgaacccacaagctccggtatagcagtcagggccactagcCACTATACCAACAAATCAACTGTCAAAACTTTATACTTACGCGTAAGCCACAAGTTTTGAGGCGGCGTCAGCTCTGTTGCAGTTAATGATACCGTTGTATCTGCTCAGTATTGGTGATACTGGTCTCACGCTGGCTGCCTGGTCTGTAAGACAAagataatgtaaattaaaacaatgatatactcaggacaagcaatcgtggatcaaATATACTTTTGTCGTGTAtatcggggatcgaacccgtgacatgtCGCGCACTAAgagtttggtgtggtgaccccGTCCACTCGTCCATATGTAGgtctatgtatgtatatttggtTACTGTCCTCGTAAGCCGCTCGTCATGCCACGCTTACGTCAATCGCTGTCAATCAACTTGGTTCAATAGGACAAGCAGTTGCGACGTTGCCGTccatcatcatcaccagccCATATTCATCCGATGCTGCTTTCCCAATTACACGCCATCGAGATGTATCCGTTGCTGTTCCGTGCATGCAATAAGATAGTATGGGTGTTGCAATCCTAAATCATTAATTGTTGTCAATTAACATTGGTCTTCAAACTTACCGACTGCCTGGAACTCCATGGGGTCTACGAAAGCACCGATGAGACGTCAGCCTCATCTCCTGAGCCTTCTTCCTCATCATCTTTGGGCACCCTGAGCTTACACTGGGTAGCCCAGGACCAGTTGCAAGTCTGGAAGAAGAGGAATAGGTTCTTAGCTATCTTTCAGAAGTAAATTTTTACTTGCGTGGTGGGCTTGCGGTTCTATGTTGAAATTTGGATGGtcaaggtgcaggttcgatcccaacagAGGCAAAGAGGTGCTTGATGTGTAATGTCTTAATGATTCTAAGATAGCACTGATTAACCGTGATAGTTGGTGATAGAAaggtgaagaaaaaaataagtgtgaGTAAACTGGACTCCAAAATATTGAATCTAGTACCTACAATCACCAACCCGCAtagagctagcgtggtgatcaatgctcaaaccttctttAATGACTTGTGCCCAACCTTGGGACATTTATAAGCTGTTACGCTGACTATGtctcttaattaaattgtttcaaagAACCTtacattatattactttttatgtaatttagcATCAGATGAGTAACTTACCTGttgttcaaaatcaaatatagtTCCTCCTGGACACTGGAACTCAACTTCTATGCCATGAGCACACCGAGAAGAACTTCGAGCAGTCGACAAAGTGTGGCAGAAGAAGAAAGATCTAGAACAGAAGAGAAAAGGAGCTGTTAGTTAATACTGACTGTAAGACTTTCTGGTGTTCTCTTTTTTCTAGATGCGAAATCATCAAATGTGTCATTTCGCATCGGGATGAGCATAGGTAGAGCAGAACATAGTTTAACATAGCAtcattcgaaaaatatttttacctacGGAAACAACTACTGAACAGATTAATTCGAAACTTGAAACACAAATAGTATTAGATAAACCCGAAAGGAAAGATCCGTTAGATCCCCTggaaacctttttatttttaacgagaAAGCCGCTGGCATCTGCTACTGCCTGCTCTACGaataaagactttgtatttgtatttatttatttaacaatagatGTACATACATGTCCCGCGGGATCACAACTCAGAGAATTGGGGTCAACTCTTGGAAGCTCTTTGAAAGGTGCCTTGTCCTCAGCGGTGGCGACTGCCAGCACCAAAGCGACGGTGAAGATTGAAGCTGGAATTGAACGAGTGAATGACTTTGAGTGAACTATTGAGTGAAGTGTTGGTTGTTATAAGAGGCGAAGTTTTGTCCGAACCGGTCATAGGTTGCCGTTAGGATGGTAAAGTTCTATTGCAACGCATTGACATACATCGACACAAAAAAgcagatgacgtagcacagcggttcaggtttagttagtaagagtctgacactacccatttcctcccccgaggaaaCGGGGGTCTATAAGGATATAGCCTTAAAAAAATGATGGTTAAGTTAATGTTGACTGTTTAGTTCTGCACTGTTCGCGAGATCGATCCCCGAGTATGACAAGCGTTTCAGTGATCCacgtgcttgtcctgagtctgggtgtctttgtgcatgtgacttgaatgtttgtgaaaccgcccGCGATACAGGGACTCAATTATTTAGGTTATtctttcgttttaaatataaaaccacattattataataaccatATTATCTAGTTTAcagaacaagaaataaaaatttcacAACTTAGCGCAGTCTTTTCCCGaaattacctacatttaatATTCGTTGCTTAGCATGAATCACGAATAAAACGTTCAATCATTGTCATTTAATGTTTATTCGGTTTGTATGAAGTATTTCAAGATCAATTTAGATAAACcgataatataaaatttaatggtaCTTCGTTGATTGATCACTGTAGCACATATTATCAATAACTAAGTCTGTATTTTTCTTGTTGTCACATAACtgaagaatagaatagaacaaAAATGCTTGTACGATTACGATTCTTGACGTTTAACCAGCTGTTTTGATTGCAAATTAAAGGCTGTAGGTTTGAACCCCGGTAAACATCAACGTATTTTCGACTTTATTAATTACAGGGTAATTAATAAAGTCTTGCTTGTCTTTGTGcgtgcgacttgaatgtttgtgatatccCCCcgacactaaaattaaattccaagGCGCaggagttgtttaaaaaacgtttgaagatattgtctttaatttttttatcaaaatcaaaagtttttatttcaagtaggtcgttttccaggcactttcaacggttacaatgatgactctagttgcgcggttcgaaagtgtcactcttatggagaagaaccggcaagaaactacaaagatttaaaaaccGGAACTCAGTGAAAACCGCTCCCGTATTATAACGTACGTTTTCACAGAATTTGGGGTTCGAGaaatacttattcaaaaaaccatattttattacaacgaTAGTAAAACCAAAACCCCGCATTCCAAAAAGATAATCTCAAAaaccgataaaaaaatatggtttacacaaaaaaaacacttaattaagcaattatcttttaaattacgTGTGGATAGACATAATTCTTATATGTTTCCCTTAGATTGTAGATTCTAAGATAATAAAACATTAGATTGTTATCAATTAATTGGTTTATACAATCTTGATCTTTCATTGATTCTgtacacagataaaaaatatttgtaaatactttttcgGCGCCCGAAATGAGGAAAATTGAAAGTAGGTTGTTATAAAAGTCATTGATCCGGGTTGGCCATGAATATATATTTGATTGTAGACAAATGTCAGATATCCTAGTGGTTGATGTATCATCAGCGACCTCTGTTACAGATgggttgcgggttcgatcccttcATGGGACAAACATTTGTTAGCCTTATTatcgatactaatatataaagctgaggagtttgtttgtttgaacgcgctaatctcaggaactactggtccaaattgaaaaattcttttgtgttgaatagaccattcatcgaggaaggctttaggctataaaccatcacgctgcgactaataggagcgaa
This window of the Trichoplusia ni isolate ovarian cell line Hi5 unplaced genomic scaffold, tn1 tig00003889, whole genome shotgun sequence genome carries:
- the LOC113508127 gene encoding LOW QUALITY PROTEIN: peritrophin-1-like (The sequence of the model RefSeq protein was modified relative to this genomic sequence to represent the inferred CDS: inserted 1 base in 1 codon; deleted 1 base in 1 codon), which translates into the protein MDIYLASASIFTVALVLAVATAEDKAPFKELPRVDPNSLSCDPAGHIFLLLPHFVDCSKFFRCAHGIEVEFQCPGGTIFDFEQQTCNWSWATQCKLRVPKDDEEEGSGDEADXLIGAFVDPMEFQAVDQAASVRPVSPILSRYNGIINCNRADAASKLVAYAGDCQRYWRCVAGIPQVSFCTDGLFFNDLTQQCDFEANVKCNVVQEDELKSEFIKYQ